gttcaaaagaaaaattatattaatggtTACTAGGTGCACCAGCAAGCTTTCCAGTTCAACATGAAAATGTACATCTACAAAAGTATTTAACATGGAGCAGTGAAATTCTAAGCAAATCAAGGTTATTTATTAAGAAGAATATGAATAATGGTGGGTTTCTGGGAATACATTTAAGGAATGGCCAAGATTGGGTAAAAGCTTGTCAACACATACCAGATAGTCCAAAACTGTTTTCAGCACCACAATGTGTtggatataaaaatgaaaagggAAAATTAACTTCATCAATGTGCCTGCCACATAAAAGTGACATAATCAAGtaagtaatgtaaaaaaaattaaaggggTTTGAGACTGGCCTTTTTTTTGAAACAGAGGCAACAAAAAACCATTTGTTAGTTGTTAACCatttgttgttaaaagttgtAGACTGTTGGTATGCTccaaactaaaatatttcaacTGCTTTTTCGATTAGTTAAATCAAAGCCTTTTTCTATTTCACTAGGTTACAGTGTATAATTCCATTAACATTCTACATGGGTTGAGACCAACATGTCGTTTTTATGAAAAGGAGGTACTGGCTTTTTGAATGTAtgaatcaataataaattacaaattgaaTGAAAATTAATAGTACATTATGCATCACGAAAGGTTACATTGCATTTTAAAGTCAAGGCGGTCGCGGTACTAGACGAGAGCTGTAAGCGATCGCGATAAGGAAGCCCAAAGTGTTATGAGTAATGTACCCTACGCGATTCATACGACGATTATCTTAACACTTGCGAAGAAAAAACAGGCTAGACTTTTAAATActaatagtttgtttttttttgcatgccatgTTAAATCCGACATATAGCCAGAATCGTTcgctaaatatattataaacataataaaggaaatattttcgtatttaaaaataactaattatgAATATTGAATAATTATGTCGAATATCAATCTATATTCTATACTTATGCTAAAACTGTACtgggtcgaattctgtacattgaagaaatttaaaaaaaaatttggagggCATAATCAACACTACCAAagtaaaactgtaatttttttcattatgccTGTCGGTATCATGGCCGTGCATCACGctgaaagagagagagagagatggaAAAAGACATGTATTTTCTATCGTCGATCTCTCAAGTAGTTCCCATGGTAaggttaaaaattgttaacgagcgaagtttTAGACCCAATTCTTATCCGTCCACGCAGTCGAAGTCGCGGTCAGAAGCTACTACAACTACTTAAAATCCCGATCTCTCATAGCATAAATAATTTCTGCACACCAATAATTTGTTACCaatgtaattgttattttataacattttagctTTCCGCGCTCGAATTCCTTACCACGCTCTAAACGTGTTATCCCATAGTAAAAAGatattttccgggataaaaagtactttgtatgtttgttactcaattacATTGCAATTATTAAATAGATTTGGCTGCaatttgttacagagatagattgttgtctggaatagcacatacgcgttttatcccggaaaataggagagttcccgcgggaataaaaaaaccttaagcaatgcgaacgaagtcgcggataTCAgcttataatgtatttatatataatattgtatttctaCTTTTCAGACAAGTCAAAAGAGctcttaaaaaattcaaagataTTAAGTATGTTTTTGTTGCATCTGACTCCAACCATATGATTGAAGACTTACAAAGCTCCCTTAAGAATTCGGAAATAACTGTACTAAGACTTCAACCTAGTAATCCACATCTGGATTTAGCTGTTTTAGGCCaagcaaattattttattggtaaCTGTGTATCATCATTCACAGCATTTGTTAAACGAGAAAGAGATACTAAAGGATTACCCTCTGAATTTTGGTCCTTTCCtgatagaaaaaaatctaaacatgAAGAACTTTAATAAGTGTATACTTGAGTAAGGGAAACGTTCAGAATGAAACTGAAATGTTGCCACAGAATATCGCTAAACAAAACACTAAATGATGAAGAAAGGATGAAGGTAACAGCAGTGTCAATCTTTAAAAAGAATTAAAGATAATTAATAAGAAGGCAAGAATGATTCTACTTgagccatatatatatatatatatatatggctcAAGTagaatcatatatatatataattcaccAGGAATAGGTCCACGGTGTTGGAGCTTGAAGCTCCGAAAAGTTTGGTAGCAATGCGACTCCGATGTATCCATActaggtaatattatatataaataaagtgcgTCTGTTTGTTAGCTATGTTAGGTTCAACCGTTGACCGTCCAAACTTCGAGGCCTGTCTGTCAAGGACAAGTGGAAATGCCACCTTTAGACTGACTCAGGTACCTACTCACCGGGCATGGTTGTTTTGGGGAGCACTTGTGTCAAATTGGTCGTTAGGTGACACCAAAATGTCACCATTGCGAAGGAGACCGAAACACCGCGCAGCATACACTCGAAGACTGCCCTGCTTGGCACCAGGAGCGCCACCTACTTATCAGCCACGTTGGAAGAGATCTTTCTCCTGCAGCAGTGATAGCAGTAATGCTTGCGGAGGATAGAGCGTGGAAGGCGGTAGTCTCCTTCTTTGAAACTGTACTAGTCAAGAAAAGGAGGCCGCTGAGCGAGATCGAAAGCGAGCCAATCCTGCTCGGTTTTCCGAGCGCCGCGAGAGCGAAAGCTCCGGAGAGCTAGTGCTAACCACGCTGCTCAATAGTCCCAGACGAAGGGATATCAGGGTCGAGAACGGTCTGACGGGGACTAGCAGTCACGTCATCACCTCTACTTACGACACTGGGAAGACAGTCGCTTGCTAAATACTAAAGCTAAGCAAACTGTGTTGACAAGTGACGTACCACCTACATGAAGTCGGGAATCATCAATCTTCCCAGGACGAGCTACAAGTggctaccgagggggttttagtgggtagaaatcccacataacccaaacgCACCCGCAGAGAatcgggtatcttttaagatttCCCCCACggcaacaaaaaaaaggttcaaCCGTTGAACCAATTTTATGAAATTCAGCATACATTTAGATTTCATTCTGGAGATGTacatctaataatatttatgtcgGAAAAGTTACCTACAGGATTTAACAATATAGCATTTGCTACCTATGCATGGCTTGACCACTGGACttattttgatgttattttGGATACTCATAGTTTGCATGCTAGAGACCGCCacacaatacattttataccggGAAAAAAAGGGTTCctgcgggatttaaaaaacCCATAAATGTGGATGAAGTGACGGGTAAAAacggtaaaaatattttctgcaatCATTTGGTTTACATTTTTGTAATGATTTGTTTAGAgtgtagtataaaatatataaatatctatagtcgcgttttattttataaattcaagttTGTTGCGCTGAAGTCCTAAGCCCACGTCCTAAACTCAGCCAgagattttgaattttacagGTGACGCTGATTTCGGAAAACGAATATATGTATTCCTAACTCTTAGCTTAATAATAGCTAATGCTCTTAGCATACTAGACTACTAATATCAAGAGCTAATACCATTCTAAGCGGATTTTTATTAGAAGCTAGTACTAGAACCCTTGTGACAATGCTCGTCGGGGGAGTAGTACCGCCATGCCTGCCACCAAACTACTTATTGGCGAAGTAAGTATTTCTTTGTTCCAGTTAGCAAGTGTTATTTGAAAGTAATTACAGGGCACATGAGGTTTATCACCTATGCAACCGCTTGATGAACACACTttataggatgtgttccttagATGGCCTGCGAATTGTTGTACTGTTTAAAGATGACCGCTCAATTTTACGGCGATAAGTATCTTAcccatattttaaaacaaattgacTCGTATCAAATACTTATCGGATTAGAATGCGACCCATTCAGTTAATTCGGGAACACATTGTGCTGTGTGATTAGATAATATAGTGCACCTCTTGCTAGCCAAATGCTAGCtagaataaatattacatacatggaccacctaactattttccgATTTAGTTTTCTTCGCCATagattgcctggaagaaatcgctatgaagcgataaggccgccaaatagAATACCTGCGTtgctttgttatacttttcttttttatggtgtgcaataaaagtatattaattaattcatttcattCCAATTTCCAACAAGCCATACCCAAGGAACAGTGTGACCGGATTTTAACATTTCTAACAAGTCACAGTGCAACAGAATTGGGTGTGACTTGTTGGGAACTCACCAATGGGACTTGCACACAAGGGGTTCCAAGTTACAATATGAAAAACAgtatttataattgaaaaaacATTTCTGATATTGGGCACTGAGAGAcctgttaatataataatagttaaagcaAAAGAATTTCAATTCTTAGCACGtaaacacaacgtttgtgttttaaaactacgtaacgcgtgtgcggctcgaacacgctaggcgtgttaaaataaatgtacctacaaggatgcggccgaacacgctgggcgtgtttttccggcgttctgcgagtgcggcaaacacaaacgctgtgttgtttaaatatactgttagagcggcctttacgcaacaagtgtgttatacgttaccgcaagtacctgtgttttattaaatactagttaAACGTCAACGCAAtcacgttttattatatattagacaatatacctacttaaaattcgttgttttgtgagttatctaatacatgagtgtttttcttaataagtcccatgccatcgagagaatcgaccatcacacgtataactaacaagttcatataaaaaacatgttttcgaccaaatatttgcaacaatagtaccatataccatcgatcactaaataatacccacctagataattgcattgttttaaaatattttgtagtatattttttaatatttttacgcctgagttcgcctgcactattttcactggtatcggtatcgtcgataatttattttataaatatcggtttgcattccattataccgacagaattacaaaacgatgcatccgcatcctaattttttcttatcgtcttgAATAAACTttatcggtgcggccagcggtaccaataaactactcggtaatgagttactattgtttcgaatttaaaagtaaatttaacaatggttctgtatatttactggaaggattattatatttaaaatgcatattattttacaatttgctttgtcggcaatccgcattcgtatgtaagtaggtatttaatactgttttttacttatttatttatcatgattcgtcaatgacattcacaagttacacacaggttaacattgccgcgattttgaatatagtaaaatagtgtacctaccagatgtaatatttaaagctctttacaaaataattatttatgaaaaaaagaaaatctgtgttgactacatttaagttttattctattttatccaacaaaaaaaaacaaattgctattcaaatgcaacaagtgttgggttttcatgttattcaataaataaatgagaaaaaacgagtgatgtaataacacacctgttgcgtaaaggccgcatagctgtcgcgataagtttaaacacgccaggcgtgtggggccgcatgctcgtagcgcctgtttcgaatacgcttcaccagtgctgaaaacacgcctagcgtgtaatcctgccgcactcgtgtaccgtatttgttaatgttaggcagcagtcaacgcGTTAGCAAACTATTATTATCGTGAGATACAGCTCAGTCAGGGCCACTCAAGGGTAACAGGATCCTTTCTTTTGTCACTTAGTGTAAGGAACTCTACATAAAAATGAAAGccttacttatattttacatatttatttacgcTTTTACTGCATAAACTCTAGGAGGAAACAGAGATTTCTTTCTAATCTCTTTTTgagttttgatttttgattCGTGTTTGGTAAGTGCCTTACGCATAGCACGTGTCTTCTTAGGCCTCAGATCAAGTGGCTTATATTTCTTGTTCTTGTAGTGATTTCTTAAATTCACCTTCATGTTTTGGTGGTACACAATGTAAACACGTGCAATTGCCTTCCTTACAACACGTCTGAAAATAAGGggaaaaaaatcatttcatatgcatgcatgcatgcttAAAACCTATCATTTTAGTTTAAGAAAGTCTACAGAATTGGAGGCAATGTTAATACCTTAAGACACTAATACCTGTTTtcaccaaccaaccaaccaaagTAACACCTAAACTAAGGAGAGTCCTAGGTACACATCAACCATTCACATATAGCTATAGCCTAAGAATTTGGGAAACATCTTTTGCTATAGACATCAGTAAATCATGTGGCTTTAAAGAGTGATAAACATGATAAAAGTGCATTAGAAATGCACTCAGATACCAAATCCTTTTCTCTcacacatttaattaatatacatcATAGTATAAGTAAGTCTTTTATTGGTTTTACACTATCTATCATTTTAATGGAATTGTGGGTTCTGCTAATAAGTGTGCAGATATACACAATAAATAGGCCACTACTTGACTAACAGCCTTTCACAATGGTaatttgccaataatcaccatgttgggcagacaggttggtaACAGATAAACACTGTCAGgctaagtaatttttttaaaggtgcATTCTCGACATATCTCTCAGTAATATATATGctacaaaaatgtataaaactttacaaaacttaacaaatagaaaacaaaatcaCTGGCTAGTACAATATGAAAAccacataaatgttttcatagaactattaaatatttatattttcaagttTGGTAttattcaaacattttatttaacttattgtttattgcaGATCTTTCTAGTTACAGAATAAGTAATAGTACTGTGACATATTTCTTAAATTCAAGTTAttactatacatttttttttaaatatacaccAGTTGTGAAATACCAGGATCAAATTCCGAAACTCAATATACTATTACTAATCTAAGGGGCCAAGAGTCTGGCATATCTACATAAATCTTTAATgagtaataagtaaataaacttataaattaatattgaacaGGACGAAAATAGGATTCCGCTAATAAAAAATCAGCTTTTACGTGACTCCAATTAACTAAATAGTGggtaaatatatattgataaaaTCTTACATTTTCGAGAGCTTTGAAGCCACTCCACCAGTAACTTTTGCAACACGTAAATTGGTAAGCTCCGTTTTTAACTCTTCAAGTTGTTTGAAAAGTTCCTTTTTGTCTTTCGTTCGCAATTCCGAACACTTAACTTTACCCTGTAATACAAAAATGAAACACATTTGAAACCAATACAAGTAAAAACCAacagttaagaaaataaagattaaatatttaaaaaaaatcaaattcgtaTCCCAGTATGAAAAGAATTTGTCAACAGAATTAAATGAGgcactatttattaaattattcattgaattTTCAGATTAAACTAATGTAAACcaaatttttaaattggaaGGGTGGAAGGAAATtttggaaaattaaaatattttgagttCAGAATCCATGCTACTGCGACCATCCATAATCTTAAACGTATTTTTATAGGTTTTGATTGATGttcattataatttaagattaaatGAAAACACACCATTTTTGAAAACTTCTTCTTCACAGTTCACTTGACACAAAAAGACCACAGACTAATAGCCAAACAAAAATGATCATTAGATCTgtcaaacatatatttttaaaacatatgtgCGTGGCTTTGAGTTGtggttttttgtttaactaGCTCTTTTGCTCTTGGTGCAAGCCATATTAAGTATgtagtctattattattttcagtaaGGTTTGGAACAATGTGAATATAATCACaatgtttttagtattttttttctgtattttgaCTGCTCAGTTAGAGCCCTAAATTAGAAgtgatgaataaatgaatgaatgaataataaaaagaacaataagTTTACACAGCATATCATTTCTCCAGCACTAGTTAGGCTCTTATACAGTGCCTCATATATCTGGTAGTCTAAGCGGCACTTAATAACACCTGCCCTATTTAGAGTAAGGGTGCCCTGTTATCGGGCACAGTTATTGAAGTTAATATACTTTACGCTCCGACTACGACGTCTCGTTTACTGCAGCAAACCCCCCGCTCCCTGCAACGACCCAAGGACGAATAACATATAAATCATAGAACTGATTTTCAGGCACTACTGGAGAAACGCGGTTCTAGTGTTTCTTTTCATATTTCCCTCAAACCAATATAAAAACCATGCAGTAAAAGGTTAAGCCAAAGACAAACCCATCAGAGTGTAGACTGATGACttaaaagtcaactgtcaatGTCAATGTTATATATAGCGAATGTCTCACTCTGTGTTAATTTTGtgattaaatgttatttttgtgaaaatgaatatttacaaaacatgAGGTTATTATAACAaggctaaatataaattaaccatgaataaagaaagtgtcataaattacaaaaaggcTTCGGAATATTGGGCTGAGATTCCAGCAACATTAGACGGGGTTCTTGGAGGTTTTGGCTTTATATcagatatagatataaatgGTTCAGAATTGTTCCTACAGTCATTGCTATCTTCAGATAATGCTCCAGCTACTAGATCTGCCCTTGATTGTGGTGCTGGGATCGGTAGGATTACTAAGTATTTGTTAGCCCCACACTTTGACACTGTAGATGTCATTGAACCTGATGGAAAGTTTATCAAATCCATAATGAATTTTGTTggagaatataaaattaaaatgggtACACTATATCAAACAAGTCTACAAATGTTTGAACCTGAGAAAAAATATGATGTAATATGGAATCAATGGGTTCTAGGCTACTTAAAAGATATAGATTTGATATCATACCTTGAATGTTGCAGGTAATTGTTGCatataaccaaaaaaatatattttgtaccaccaaCCAATAAACTTAACACTTCAAAAATTTAGAATCAGCAAAATTTAACTTCCATCTCTCGGACAGTTGCAGACTGAGTACTTTACAAACTAAGGTACATTACTCATACAACAGAtaccaaaattattatatacttatttatcagTATTTTAGTGTATGTTtagatttgttaaaataaaataatatgccttaaaagaaattaaaataaaaaatcaggaAATGGTTAACCTTACCCACCATTCTCAGTTTGTCCTGTTACTGGGCCTCCTCTTTTATAGATGAAAGGGTTTGAAATAAGGTTGTGTTCAAATAGTCAAAAGTACAATTAGAACAAACCTTAAGTGTAGGATAAATAAAATTGCTGTAGCCTAATAATGCTATTAATTGCACTTACCTTAGCatcaaatgctttttttttcatcaaatttAAGTTTCTGTTTAGTATTATTGCTCAAACGATTCTTTGTTTTAGGAATGCACTTTCTCAAAATGGAATTTTGATTGTTAAAGAAAATGTTACTTCATCAGGAAGAACAGAAGGAGATGAAACAGATTCTTCAATTACAAGACCATTAAAAgagtatttgaaaatatttaagttagCCAAACTTAAAAGAATAAAGCAGTGCAAGCAAACAAACTTTCCAACAGGAATATATCCAGTTTACATGTTTGCACTAATTcctaatgataatgatattgaaATGATTCAGACTGAAAGTACAGAAACATCAAAACAATAgaaataggtacttacatattttataagaataaataaataaatattaaatataattttgttttcttattcaTATCGCACAgtcatttttattaacaatatgcagaatattgtcaataatattgatgtGTGTGCagccatataataataattataaataaggaCTTGATGCAACACTAGACCAGTGTTGACAACTTTCAAAATGTACTTAATGTTTCCAGGTATAATTAGTGTAGATATTACAAAAGGAGTGGCATATCTCAGATATAAtggcaaataatttttttttctcaatccCCCTTTCTACCTTCTTTGGATGAAAtttcagtttaatttttatgtggtTTTGTTCCGCCTTCTGATTTACTTTAcgaatattattcaaaaaaacatcTGCCCACTTATTATTTAACGTGGCGTGGCACCTTAAAACCGGTGTTCAGTGCATTTTTATTTGGAggaaaatatcccttgcttcaacggtgaagtaaaaccaTTGGAAGAAACTTttatccctgagagttctcaataactttcttaaaggtgtgtgaagtgtaaAACACCactttgagaggagacccgtgcgcagtagagggccggtaatgggtcgatagtgatgatgatgaggatgactTTGTAAGTAAAAGTATAGCGCTGCTATGAGCATTCGCGTGTTTAACACTttaataaaggaaaacatcggatGACAAGCAACACATTAAGTAGGCTCTAAAATAGTGTAGATAGTCTTCACTAGGAACTCTTGTCTTGAATATCCTTGGTACCTACTCATTAATCATCAAAACGGGCGACTGAACTTCGGTCGGCTGACGCCGCCGCAAAAAGCATCCGCCACGCAACCACCAATCGTTGCAATATAGCTGctggttttttatttgtatgcaatttttaaatagaaaaccgAGCCGTGCGACCCCTGGCCAGGGcttggaaaaattaaaaatattaaaaccggtTTCGGTCGTTAAACCTGTTAAcggtttagtttatttaaccgTTTTAATTGAGAAACCTTTTCTAGTTCGATTACGCTTAAATTAACACAAATACATTATGGAATTCAAATTTAAgctctttttgtaaatttatgcGCCCACTGCGATAAGCAGAAGAACTAAAAGTACCTACTCTATTTGTCAcaccacgttttttttaaaccagttTACTTCGTTATCGTTTGCATGGTAGGTAACACAATATAATTTCGATTCATTAAACTAGGTGCTATCAACCGAACAAAATTTTTGACTGGTTACTAAACCTAACTGTTAAATTAAAACCGGTTCCGAACCCTGTCCATGGCGAAGCGGCGACCAGTCGGATTTGTTCTgcagttaattttttattagatacctataaataat
This Pararge aegeria chromosome 3, ilParAegt1.1, whole genome shotgun sequence DNA region includes the following protein-coding sequences:
- the LOC120637311 gene encoding GDP-fucose protein O-fucosyltransferase 1, with the protein product MITKFTILALNLVTILSYKTYGYVVYCPCMGRFGNQADNFLGALAFSKAINRTLVLPPWVEYRYGEVKSIQVPFDTYFNIDPLKKYNYVITMNAFMENIAPVIWPPQNRISFCYTERIGEIDKSCNAKSGNPFGPFWNTFDIDFVKSEFYGPLNYDAHNSKMMESWTHKYPIDQWPVLAFTGAPASFPVQHENVHLQKYLTWSSEILSKSRLFIKKNMNNGGFLGIHLRNGQDWVKACQHIPDSPKLFSAPQCVGYKNEKGKLTSSMCLPHKSDIIKQVKRALKKFKDIKYVFVASDSNHMIEDLQSSLKNSEITVLRLQPSNPHLDLAVLGQANYFIGNCVSSFTAFVKRERDTKGLPSEFWSFPDRKKSKHEEL
- the LOC120635991 gene encoding alpha N-terminal protein methyltransferase 1-like; protein product: MNKESVINYKKASEYWAEIPATLDGVLGGFGFISDIDINGSELFLQSLLSSDNAPATRSALDCGAGIGRITKYLLAPHFDTVDVIEPDGKFIKSIMNFVGEYKIKMGTLYQTSLQMFEPEKKYDVIWNQWVLGYLKDIDLISYLECCRNALSQNGILIVKENVTSSGRTEGDETDSSITRPLKEYLKIFKLAKLKRIKQCKQTNFPTGIYPVYMFALIPNDNDIEMIQTESTETSKQ